The DNA segment TCCGTCAGCGGGCGCTACAATTTCGGTTTCCATCTTCATTGCTTCCATGATAACAACCGGCTGGCCGTATTTTACTGCATCGCCGACCTTAACTCTGATATCAAGGATCTTGCCGGGCATCGGAGCTTCCACGCTCTGTCCGCCTGCTGCTGCCGGTGCAGGTGCTGCTGCCGGTGCGGGAGCGGGTGCCGGGGCCGGTGCAGGAGCCGGGGCTGGTGCGGGAGCAGGTGCCGGGGCCGGTGCTGCTGCCGGAGTCGGAGCAATGATCGGAGCCGGTGCGCTTACGGAAGCGCCTCTGTCAAGCGGTTTGTAGCCGTCTACTCTTTCGATCTCCACTTCATATCTCTTTCCATTTAATGTAGCAACGTATTTCATAGTTCTGATACATCCTTTCCTTCTCTTTTTAAATTTTGTTCTGCAAGGTTACAGTTCTTTGATGCTTACCACTCGAATCTCTTCGCCTGACAGGCGTGCTTCCTCACTGATCGCCGCGAGAAGCACTGCATAGGATTCCTCGTCAATTCCCGGATCCGGAGCCGGCGTCACGACAGCCGCCTTCGGAGCCTCCGGCTTAATAATCATTCCAAGGATTTTGGATATGATGATGATCGCCAGCGCCAGTGCCACAAGAGCCGCGAATACAACACAAAGCCCAAGGATAGAAATTGAGACGGAATCTAAAAACGTCACTTCCTGACCAACCCACATATACTCACCGCACCTCCTTCATTTTTCTTCCCTTTTCAGGTCAGTTATATTCCATATTGTGGAATGCATTCCATTCTGTTGAAAACATAGAAAGGTTACTATAATTCTTACAGTATCCCCTCACCATGTTAAGCCAGCTTCGTATATCCACAAAAATAGACCCTTATAATATTTTCCTTCTTCTCACTGGATAATGATATCTTTATCATAATGTCATTTCCTCTGAATCTAAAAGCTAAAATACCATAAAAGTCTTCTCCTGACTGTTCCTATGCACTTTACACAATATTGATAGAAACAGTATATCAGTTCCACCCAAAAATGTCAACAAAGGCTGACAAAATTATGACAAAAATTGTTTCTTTCCGCGGCCCGCCCGGCGCTCTTTTCCATGGGTGTTTCTCCGCTATTTAAAAAGGAAAGGGAGAACCCCGTTTTGGAATTCTCCCTCTCCTGTCCTGTTACTGAAGCTGCTCTATGCCTGCTTCGGCTGCCGTCACGGCCGTCTCCTGGGCATTCTGGGCTGCCTGCTTTCTTGCTACAACCACAAGCCTGGTGTTCGTCTTGCTGTCGGCGCACGTCTCAAGGGTAATCAGCTTATCCCCATATGCCGCCGTTACGCCGGTGTCATAGAGGGAGCTTGCCTTTACGTTCTCCACATAATAGTCGAACTGTGCCTTGTTCATATCGCCTACATACTGGTACCACTTGAACACACCCTCGGCCTCTTCCGGATAAACCGGGGCAAAGAAGACAGCCATAACCTCATAGCTGCCGTCCTCATCATAGAGGCTCTTGAAGTCGATGTACGGGTTCTTCGCGCGGAAGGACGGGTACTGGTAGTTCCAGATATAGCCGAACTGAAGGACGCCATTCATGTTGTGTCCATGGATCAGCACATTCATGTCCCCGGCATCGCAGCCCTCACCGATGAACGGGATGCCTACCGCGTCGGACTGACGGCTGAAGTTATGATGCAGATAGTAGTCATAGGGGGATACGGTCTTCATAACCGGGTATCCGAAACCGGTTCCCGGCACGGTGAGCCAGCCCCTGAGGTCACTGTTCTGCTCATAATAGCTCTGAAGCTGCGGAATGATTTCCTTTGTTTCATCCACGGTTACAACCGTATTTTCCTGATCCTCTTCGGCCGTGTAAGTCATGCCCGGCCCGAACTGCTCGTCGCCCATGTTGGGCAGGCGGTTGATCTCCGGATGCGGAGGATCAGAGGATTCTTCGGCCGGCGGTGTGGGAACCTGCGCCGTAGGCGTCGAGGTGCCGCTGCCATGGGACGGCCTCCCGCCGTTTCCGCTGCTTCCGCCGCCTCCGTTATCGTCGTCAGAATCACCAGAGTCTCCTCCCTGAGGCCTGTCCGGCTCATCTGTTCCCGGCTTGTCAGGATCTGGATCTGGTTCTTCCGTTCCTGGCTTGTCGGGATCGGGATCCGGCTCCTCTGTTCCTGGCTTGTCAGGATCTGGATCCGGCTCTTCTGTTCCCGGCTTGTCAGGATCTGGATCCGGCTCTTCTGTTCCTGGCTTGTCAGGATCGGGATCCGGCTCCTCTGTTCCTGGCTTGTCAGGGTCTGGGTCTTCTCCGCCTTCTTCCGTCACCGCATCCCATACAAGGACAAACGGCGAGAAGCCGCCGGAGCCGA comes from the Eubacteriaceae bacterium Marseille-Q4139 genome and includes:
- a CDS encoding acetyl-CoA carboxylase biotin carboxyl carrier protein subunit, yielding MKYVATLNGKRYEVEIERVDGYKPLDRGASVSAPAPIIAPTPAAAPAPAPAPAPAPAPAPAPAPAPAPAAAPAPAAAGGQSVEAPMPGKILDIRVKVGDAVKYGQPVVIMEAMKMETEIVAPADGTVASVNVNSGDTVETGAVLVTLN
- a CDS encoding OadG family protein; the encoded protein is MWVGQEVTFLDSVSISILGLCVVFAALVALALAIIIISKILGMIIKPEAPKAAVVTPAPDPGIDEESYAVLLAAISEEARLSGEEIRVVSIKEL